Below is a genomic region from Enterobacter hormaechei subsp. xiangfangensis.
GTCATAACCGAAGTTTGAACCACGGTCGCACAGGATAACCTGGTCGTTACCGCCTTCGATAAACTTGTCGACGATGTTACCCATCTGGCCTGGGCTCACGAACTGCGGTTTTTTCACGTTAATCACGGCACCGGTTTTCGCCATCGCTTCTACCAGGTCAGTCTGGCGAGCGAGGAACGCCGGAAGCTGAATCACGTCTACCACATCAGCCACCGGCTGTGCCTGAGACGCCTCGTGCACGTCGGTGATCACTTTCACGCCAAACGTCTGTTTCAGCTCCTGGAAAATCTTCATCCCCTCTTCCAGGCCCGGGCCACGGTATGAGTGAATGGAGGAGCGGTTGGCTTTGTCAAAAGAGGCTTTAAACACGTACGGGATGCCCAGTTTTTGGGTCACGGTCACGTAGTGTTCGCAGATGCGCATAGCGAGATCGCGGGATTCCAGCACGTTCATACCGCCAAACAGCACGAACGGCAGGTCGTTTGCCACGTTGATATCACCAATGCTAACCACTTTTTGTTTCATAGGATCGCCTTATTCAGGTGTGAATCGGAATTAAGATTAATGCAGTGTAATGTGTTTATGCGCGATCGCGTTGATCTGCGCGCGGATCATCTCGCTGATCGGGTCTTCCGGACATTGTTCGACGAAATAATTTAAATCATTCAGCGCCACGTGCTCGCAGTCGAGCTGCGCATAAATCAGGCCGCGGTCGCGGATTTCGTACGGATCTTCCGGATTGAACTGCAACAGCACTTCGCTTGCGCGCAGGGCCAGCTCCATCTGACGCTCTTCCATCAGCGCAGACTTCAGCGTATCCAGGAGCTTGCGGATCACTTCGGCGTTATCGGCTTCATCGAGATCTTCATTGAACAGCTCAGCTATCGGGCTGATGTTGCCTTTCAGCCAGACATCCAGCGTATGCTCATCCAGCGTGTCGCCGTTAAACGGATTGATTAACCACATCTCACCGTCCAGCCACTCCGCCCGCAAAATCATCTGCGTCGGGAAAATGACCGGCACCAGTGGAATCTCCAGCTCGTGCGCAACCCACAGTAAAATGGCGCCCAACGCGACGGCGCTGCCCTGACGATTTTTCAACACCTGGTCCAGCCACAGTGCGTCAGACAGGCGGTACACGCCTCGCGTGTCGCAGAAACCCCATTCGCCGTAGAAAAGCTCAATCAGCTTCTCTAATTGCCAGTCCTGCGGACGTGCCTGATTGATCTCTTCGCGCGCCAGGCTGACCAGATTCTCCAGTTCAGCGTAAACGTACTGTGACGTAAAATCGTCGCGGATCATCTCTGAAATCAGGATCATACCATCGCAGAGCGGCACTTTGTTAAATTCGAAATCGGCTAAGGACCTCATGACTTACCCCAGTAACGGTATTCTTGTGGTGGCGAGTTTAATGATGATGTACAGCACCACCAGACCCAGCAAAAAGGCGATAAACCCTGTCTGCTGGCTGCGCGGACGATGACGCCCAAGCGCGATAAAACCCAAAACGATGTAGATGATAACGCCAAACAGCTTTTCAGTCAGCCATGCGCCTTTATCAGTAAATGGCAGATAGCCGGTCTTCCACATTAACCCGGCTCCGGAAAGGAACAGCACCGTGTCGATACAGTGCGGGGCGATGCGTACCCAGCGGGCGTTAATCAGCGGATTGTTGTTGTAGCGCCACCAGTAGCGGGCAATAAAAAAGCCAATGGTCAGGGCAACGGAAACCAGGTGAACGGAGATCAGCAGCGTAAACAGGCTCATGACCGCTGCCCCAGCGTCAGACGTTCATTGCCGCCGTAATCCCGGCAGGTTTCCACGGCAGCGTATCCGGCATGCGTAAACAGCGCTCGCACCGCCTCTCCCTGCGTCCAGCCATGTTCCACCAGCAGCCAGCCACCGGGAAGCAAATGTTGCCGTGACGTTGTCACAATGTGATCGAGATCCGCAAGTCCCTGATTCGCAGCGACCAGCGCGGTCAAGGGTTCAAAACGCACGTCCCCCTGCGCGAGATGCGGATCGTCTTCGTCGATGTAGGGCGGATTGCTGACAACCATTTCAAACATGCGGCTTTCAAGCGCGGCAAACCAGCTGCTTTGCAGAACGGAAACATTGTTCAGCCCCAGCCGTTCAACGTTGCGCCGCGCGAGGGCGACCGCATCAGGCATCACGTCTACCGCCGTCACGGTGCAGTCTGGCCGCTCGCTGGCAAGCGCCAGCGCAATCGCCCCGGTGCCGGTGCCGAGATCGAGGATCTGACACGGCTGCGCCGGTAACCGCGCCAGCGCCTGCTCCACCAGACACTCGGTGTCCGGGCGCGGGATCAGCGTGGCCGCTGAGACGTACAGTGGAAGGGACCAGAACTCGCGCTCGCCAACCAGATGCGCCACCGGCTCGCCGGTTTTACGGCGGGCAAGCAGCGTCTCCAGCTGCGATTGCTGTTCAGCGGTCAGCGCGGTTTCGCCGAAAGCCAGCAGATACGTGCGGGCTTTACCCGTCACATGCTCAAGCAGAATTTCGGCGTCACGCTTCGGGCTTTCACTTGCGGAAAGCTCACTGGCGGCATGGCGTAACCAGCGCTGAAAATCCATTAATCCTGCTCGGACAGTGCCGCCAGCTGGTCGGCCTGGTATTCCTGCACGATAGGCTCAATCAGCATATCGAGCTTGCCTTCCATTGCCTCATCCAGACGGTAGAGCGTCAGGTTGATGCGATGGTCGGTTACGCGCCCCTGCGGGAAGTTATAGGTGCGGTTACGATCGCTACGGTCGCCGCTGCCCAGCAGGTTACGGCGGGTAGAGGCTTCCGCCTGCTGGCGTTTCGCCATTTCCGCCGCGTGGATACGGGCGCCCAGCACGGATAACGCCTTAGCTTTGTTCTTGTGCTGGGAACGTTCATCCTGACACTCAACCACAATCCCGGTGGGCAGGTGAGTAATACGGATAGCGGAGTCGGTGGTGTTAACGTGCTGACCACCTGCCCCTGAAGAGCGGAAGGTGTCGATGCGCAGATCCGCCGGGTTGATATCCGGCAGTTCCGCTTCCGGCAGCTCCGGCATCACCGCCACCGTACAGGCCGAGGTATGAATGCGCCCCTGCGATTCCGTCGCAGGCACGCGCTGCACGCGGTGGCCGCCGGATTCAAATTTCAGTCGACCGTACACGCCGTCACCGCTGATTTTGGCGATAACCTCTTTGTAGCCGCCATGCTCGCCTTCGTTGGCGCTCATGATCTCCACGCGCCAGCGACGGGATTCGGCATAACGGCTGTACATACGGAACAGATCCCCGGCGAACAGCGCCGCTTCGTCGCCGCCGGTACCGGCGCGGACTTCCACAAAGGCGTTACGCTCATCGTCCGGATCTTTCGGCAGCAGAAGCACCTGAAGCTGCTGCTCCATCTCTTCTGAACGCGCTTTCGCATCCTGTAACTCTTCCTGCGCCATCTCGCGCATCTCAGGATCGTCGAGCATCATCTGCGCGGTTTCGATATCTTCCTGGACCTGTCGCCAGTCGGTAAAGCATTTTGAAACATCACTTAACTGCGCGTATTCACGCGACAGCGCGCGAAAACGTTCCTGGTCGGCAATGGTCCCGGCATCGCCGAGCAGCGCCTGGACTTCTTCATGGCGCTCGTGCAGAGCTTCCAGTTTAGCGACGATAGAAGGCTTCATAGGCGTAAATGCACCTTGTCTTAGAAAATGGGTATAGGGCGCTATTCCAGCCCGAGGCTGTTGCGCAGAATTGTCAGGCGTTCATCGTCCCCGTCACGGGCAGCCTGCTGAAGAGATTTGGTTGGGGCATGGATCAGGCGGTTGGTCAGTTTCCAGGCCAGATCCTGCATAATCGCCTGCGCGTCGCCGCCCTGTTCAAGGGCCGCTAACGCTTTGGCCGTCAGGTCATCACGCACCTGCTCCGCCTGACCGCGGTATTCGCGGATGGTCTCGCTGACGCTTTGCGCGCGCAGCCAGGCCATAAATTCGCTGGTTTCCTGCTCAACGATAGTTTCCGCCTGCACAGCCGCCGCCTTACGCTGGGCAAGGTTGTGCGAAATGATGCTTTGCAGGTCATCCACGCTGTACAGGTAGGCGTTCGCCAGTTTGCCCACTTCCGGTTCGACATCACGCGGAACGGCGATATCCACCAGCAGCATCGGCTGATTGCGGCGGGATTTCAGCGCACGCTCGACCATCCCTTTCCCGATAATCGGCAGCGGGCTGGCGGTAGAGCTGATAATAATGTCCGCCTCTTTCAGACGTTCATCGATGTGGCTCAACGCAATCACCTCAGCGCCCACTTCATCTGCCAGCACCTGTGCACGTTCGCGGGTGCGGTTGGCGATGATCATCTTCTTCACCTTGTGTTCGCGAAGATGGCGCGCCACCAGCTCGATGGTTTCGCCCGCCCCCACCAGCAGTACGGTGACGGTCGACAGCGATTCGAAGATTTGACGGGCAAGGGTACAGGCCGCGAAAGCAACCGAAACCGCACTGGCGCCAATGTCGGTTTCGGTTCGCACACGCTTCGCCACGGAGAATGACTTCTGGAACATTCGTTCAAGTTCGCTGGCTTTCAGATGCCCTTTCTGGGAATCCGCGAAGGCTTTTTTCACCTGGCCGAGGATCTGCGGCTCGCCCAGCACCAGCGAATCCAGACCGCTGGCCACGCGCATCAGATGGCTGACCGCATCGTTATCCTGATGCCAGTACAGGCTGTTGCGCAGCTCTTCTTCGTTGAGGTTGTGGTAGTCACATAGCCAGCGGATCAGAGCCTCGTGAAGGTTGTCCTGCTCCTCCACGCTTAAATAGAGCTCGGTACGGTTGCACGTCGACAGCACCACGCCACCCTGCACCATCGGCTGTGCAAGCAGGCTGTCCAGCGCCAGGTCGAGCGTATCCGGCGAAAACGTAACGCGTTCTCGCAGTGAAACCGGGGCCGTTTTGTGGTTAATACCGAGTGCTAATAGGGTCATGTTGAGCGGGAGTAGTACCAGCGTTAATAAGGTTAGCAGGACGCATCATACAGGATGCGCGAGATCAATAAAAGAGACTGCCCCCTTTCGGAGTAATAGCTTACGCCACGCTTTGAGATAATTTGAACGTAGACGGTGGCACCCTTCAACGCTAGCATTAACAGTTATAACTGCAACGTATCTCAAGGATTTGTCATCATTATGACCCGAATGATTCGCCTGCTGCCTCTGGCGGCCCTGGTTCTGACCGCCTGTTCCGTTCATCAGCCGAAAGGCCCGGGCAAAAGCCCTGACTCACCGCAGTGGCGCCAGCACCAGCAGGACGTGCTGAAATTAAGCCAGTATCAGACCCGCGGTGCATTTGCTTATCTCTCTGACGAGCAAAAAGTTTACGCTCGCTTCTTCTGGCAGCAAACGGGTCAGGACAACTATCGCCTGCTGCTGCTGAACCCGCTGGGCAGCACCGAACTGGAGCTGAACGCGAAGCCTGGCGAAGCGCAGATTACCGATAACAAAGGCCAGCACTACACGGCAACCGACGCCGAAGAGATGATTGGCAAGCTGACCGGGATGCCGATTCCGCTCAATAGTCTGCGCCAGTGGATCCTTGGCCTGCCGGGTGACGCAACCGACTACACGCTCGACGATCAATACCGTCTGAGCCAGGTAAATTACACTCAGGGCGGTAAAACCTGGAAAGTGGTGTA
It encodes:
- the kdsA gene encoding 3-deoxy-8-phosphooctulonate synthase codes for the protein MKQKVVSIGDINVANDLPFVLFGGMNVLESRDLAMRICEHYVTVTQKLGIPYVFKASFDKANRSSIHSYRGPGLEEGMKIFQELKQTFGVKVITDVHEASQAQPVADVVDVIQLPAFLARQTDLVEAMAKTGAVINVKKPQFVSPGQMGNIVDKFIEGGNDQVILCDRGSNFGYDNLVVDMLGFSVMKNVSNQSPVIFDVTHSLQCRDPFGAASGGRRAQVTELARAGMATGLAGLFIEAHPDPANAKCDGPSALPLDKLEPFLKQIKAIDDLVKSFDELDTSN
- the sirB1 gene encoding invasion regulator SirB1, which translates into the protein MRSLADFEFNKVPLCDGMILISEMIRDDFTSQYVYAELENLVSLAREEINQARPQDWQLEKLIELFYGEWGFCDTRGVYRLSDALWLDQVLKNRQGSAVALGAILLWVAHELEIPLVPVIFPTQMILRAEWLDGEMWLINPFNGDTLDEHTLDVWLKGNISPIAELFNEDLDEADNAEVIRKLLDTLKSALMEERQMELALRASEVLLQFNPEDPYEIRDRGLIYAQLDCEHVALNDLNYFVEQCPEDPISEMIRAQINAIAHKHITLH
- the sirB2 gene encoding invasion regulator SirB2 translates to MSLFTLLISVHLVSVALTIGFFIARYWWRYNNNPLINARWVRIAPHCIDTVLFLSGAGLMWKTGYLPFTDKGAWLTEKLFGVIIYIVLGFIALGRHRPRSQQTGFIAFLLGLVVLYIIIKLATTRIPLLG
- the prmC gene encoding peptide chain release factor N(5)-glutamine methyltransferase is translated as MDFQRWLRHAASELSASESPKRDAEILLEHVTGKARTYLLAFGETALTAEQQSQLETLLARRKTGEPVAHLVGEREFWSLPLYVSAATLIPRPDTECLVEQALARLPAQPCQILDLGTGTGAIALALASERPDCTVTAVDVMPDAVALARRNVERLGLNNVSVLQSSWFAALESRMFEMVVSNPPYIDEDDPHLAQGDVRFEPLTALVAANQGLADLDHIVTTSRQHLLPGGWLLVEHGWTQGEAVRALFTHAGYAAVETCRDYGGNERLTLGQRS
- the prfA gene encoding peptide chain release factor 1, with translation MKPSIVAKLEALHERHEEVQALLGDAGTIADQERFRALSREYAQLSDVSKCFTDWRQVQEDIETAQMMLDDPEMREMAQEELQDAKARSEEMEQQLQVLLLPKDPDDERNAFVEVRAGTGGDEAALFAGDLFRMYSRYAESRRWRVEIMSANEGEHGGYKEVIAKISGDGVYGRLKFESGGHRVQRVPATESQGRIHTSACTVAVMPELPEAELPDINPADLRIDTFRSSGAGGQHVNTTDSAIRITHLPTGIVVECQDERSQHKNKAKALSVLGARIHAAEMAKRQQAEASTRRNLLGSGDRSDRNRTYNFPQGRVTDHRINLTLYRLDEAMEGKLDMLIEPIVQEYQADQLAALSEQD
- the hemA gene encoding glutamyl-tRNA reductase; this translates as MTLLALGINHKTAPVSLRERVTFSPDTLDLALDSLLAQPMVQGGVVLSTCNRTELYLSVEEQDNLHEALIRWLCDYHNLNEEELRNSLYWHQDNDAVSHLMRVASGLDSLVLGEPQILGQVKKAFADSQKGHLKASELERMFQKSFSVAKRVRTETDIGASAVSVAFAACTLARQIFESLSTVTVLLVGAGETIELVARHLREHKVKKMIIANRTRERAQVLADEVGAEVIALSHIDERLKEADIIISSTASPLPIIGKGMVERALKSRRNQPMLLVDIAVPRDVEPEVGKLANAYLYSVDDLQSIISHNLAQRKAAAVQAETIVEQETSEFMAWLRAQSVSETIREYRGQAEQVRDDLTAKALAALEQGGDAQAIMQDLAWKLTNRLIHAPTKSLQQAARDGDDERLTILRNSLGLE
- the lolB gene encoding lipoprotein insertase outer membrane protein LolB, which encodes MTRMIRLLPLAALVLTACSVHQPKGPGKSPDSPQWRQHQQDVLKLSQYQTRGAFAYLSDEQKVYARFFWQQTGQDNYRLLLLNPLGSTELELNAKPGEAQITDNKGQHYTATDAEEMIGKLTGMPIPLNSLRQWILGLPGDATDYTLDDQYRLSQVNYTQGGKTWKVVYSAYDSKTQPSLPSNMELTQGSQRIKLKMDNWIVK